From Oncorhynchus nerka isolate Pitt River linkage group LG1, Oner_Uvic_2.0, whole genome shotgun sequence, the proteins below share one genomic window:
- the LOC115130890 gene encoding protein-lysine methyltransferase METTL21C-like isoform X1: METYSTAKQSDQEVPKKERTDGEPGENREEEETMENGTAGEGKQWFPNLNMVSDCKQMAREALDRLNVWEPSVYYTLGKESFFIAGHEICIRESLDSYGALIWPGAVALSQFLANNRQQVNLLDKAVLEIGAGTGLLSIVASLLGAWVTATDLPEILPNLTFNLSRNSKSRCRYTPQVRALTWGQDLERDFHCTSCRYDYVLAADVVYHHDYLEDLLATMRHFCRPASGTTLLWANKVRFQSDLRFKESFESCFSTTLLTELKEGDVRIYKATARE; this comes from the exons ATGGAGACCTACTCTACAGCCaaacagtctgaccaggaggttCCCAAGAAAGAAAGGACAGATGGAGAGCCTGGTGAgaacagggaagaagaagagacAATGGAAAATGGAACAGCAGGGGAAGGCAAGCAGTGGTTTCCTAACCTTAACA TGGTGTCTGACTGTAAGCAGATGGCCAGGGAGGCGTTGGACAGACTGAACGTCTGGGAGCCCAGTGTTTACTACACCCTGGGAAAAGAGTCCTTCTTCATCGCTGGTCATGAAATCTGCATCCGAGAGTCTCTGGACTCCTACGGCGCCCTCATCTGGCCGGGG gcggtAGCTCTAAGTCAGTTCCTGGCGAATAACCGGCAGCAGGTGAATCTCCTGGATAAAGCAGTTCTGGAGATCGGGGCAGGCACAGGCTTACTGTCTATTGTGGCGAGTCTACTGG GAGCCTGGGTAACGGCCACCGACCTGCCCGAAATCCTTCCCAACCTGACCTTTAACCTCTCTCGTAACTCCAAGAGCCGCTGCCGCTACACGCCCCAGGTGAGGGCCCTCACCTGGGGTCAAGACCTCGAGAGAGACTTCCACTGCACTTCCTGTCGCTACGACTATGTTCTGGCAGCCGATGTGGTGTATCACCACGACTACCTGGAGGATCTGCTGGCGACCATGCGCCACTTCTGCAGACCAGCAAGTGGCACCACGCTCCTGTGGGCCAATAAGGTGAGGTTTCAGTCAGACCTGAGGTTCAAGGAGAGCTTTGAGAGTTGTTTTAGTACGACGCTGCTGACAGAGCTGAAGGAGGGGGACGTGAGGATCTATAAGGCCACTGCACGGGAgtga
- the LOC115130890 gene encoding protein-lysine methyltransferase METTL21C-like isoform X2 yields METYSTAKQSDQEVPKKERTDGEPGENREEEETMENGTAGEVVSDCKQMAREALDRLNVWEPSVYYTLGKESFFIAGHEICIRESLDSYGALIWPGAVALSQFLANNRQQVNLLDKAVLEIGAGTGLLSIVASLLGAWVTATDLPEILPNLTFNLSRNSKSRCRYTPQVRALTWGQDLERDFHCTSCRYDYVLAADVVYHHDYLEDLLATMRHFCRPASGTTLLWANKVRFQSDLRFKESFESCFSTTLLTELKEGDVRIYKATARE; encoded by the exons ATGGAGACCTACTCTACAGCCaaacagtctgaccaggaggttCCCAAGAAAGAAAGGACAGATGGAGAGCCTGGTGAgaacagggaagaagaagagacAATGGAAAATGGAACAGCAGGGGAAG TGGTGTCTGACTGTAAGCAGATGGCCAGGGAGGCGTTGGACAGACTGAACGTCTGGGAGCCCAGTGTTTACTACACCCTGGGAAAAGAGTCCTTCTTCATCGCTGGTCATGAAATCTGCATCCGAGAGTCTCTGGACTCCTACGGCGCCCTCATCTGGCCGGGG gcggtAGCTCTAAGTCAGTTCCTGGCGAATAACCGGCAGCAGGTGAATCTCCTGGATAAAGCAGTTCTGGAGATCGGGGCAGGCACAGGCTTACTGTCTATTGTGGCGAGTCTACTGG GAGCCTGGGTAACGGCCACCGACCTGCCCGAAATCCTTCCCAACCTGACCTTTAACCTCTCTCGTAACTCCAAGAGCCGCTGCCGCTACACGCCCCAGGTGAGGGCCCTCACCTGGGGTCAAGACCTCGAGAGAGACTTCCACTGCACTTCCTGTCGCTACGACTATGTTCTGGCAGCCGATGTGGTGTATCACCACGACTACCTGGAGGATCTGCTGGCGACCATGCGCCACTTCTGCAGACCAGCAAGTGGCACCACGCTCCTGTGGGCCAATAAGGTGAGGTTTCAGTCAGACCTGAGGTTCAAGGAGAGCTTTGAGAGTTGTTTTAGTACGACGCTGCTGACAGAGCTGAAGGAGGGGGACGTGAGGATCTATAAGGCCACTGCACGGGAgtga